The genome window TGAAATTACTCAACATGCTTCAGTAATTACTGGATATGATGATGAAGAAAAAACAATTCTTCATTATATTCAGACAGGTAATAAACAAGGAGAACAACAAGAAGGAGCAATACCTCAGGATATTTTTGAGAAAGAATGGTCTGAAGAAGGAAAATTATTGATACTATTAGCCCCTTCAGACACCTTCTCATCAGTATCTCTTGAAAATGATTCTAGTAACAAATCAAATCGTCTATGTTTTACTTCTGAAAAATTTCGTATTCTAAAAAATTCCAAAGATACAATTGAATCATTACAACAAGCTCTAAAACTTGATGCAAAAAATTCAACTGCATTAAATCTTTTGGGAGCAATAATGAATGAACAAAATTCTTCTGATTGTATCAAATATTATGAAAGATGTCTAGAAATCAACAAAAGATCATATTTGAGTTATAACGGTCTGGGAAATTACTATCTAAAAACAAATCAATTTCAAAAAGCAGAAGAATGTTATACAAAGGCCATTAAAATTAACCCAAAAAGATCTGCAAAAATTTACAAAAATCGTGCTTATCTAAGAGAAAAACAAAATAAAAACTCTGATACAAAAGAAGATCTCCGAACTTATTTGAAATACTCTCCTAAAGCTTCTGATAGAGGAATAATAGAGCAAGCAATACGTGAATTATAATGCGGAGTGCGGGATTTGAACCCGCGACCTTCAGCTTGGGAAGCTGACATCTTACCAGTCTAGACAAACTCCGCCTAGAAAATATTCATTGACTATGATTAAATATCTTGATTGCTGTATTATTACATGGATGCAAGATGTCCTGAATGTGAAAAGGTTGCAAAATTAGATGATGATATTACTGTGGTAAAATGCCCTCACTGTAACTTCGAATCAGACTATGATTCATATCTTGAAATAATGAAAGATCATGCAATCAATATGTCATCTGAATACATTCCTGATAGACCCGGAATCTAATCACCAATAATTCCCTTTATCTGAGCAATCTAAATGAGCTCCACAATTGGGACAAAACATATGACATGCTTGCATATCAACCATTTTGTTATTACATCGTGGACATTTGATATCCTCTACCATGCCTATATTTGATAATCTTGATTTAAAAATAATGTCCAAAGGTTAATTAGTCCTTCAACTTTTTTTTGGAATAATTGGCAAACTTCAAACTTACAATCTCCGACATTAAAGGGAAATCAGTTTCAAAAGAACTCAAAGATAGTGATGCTAATGCATTATTGGGATTACAGTTAGGAAATGAAACTGATGCTGCAATTGTAGGATTGTCTGGAAAATTAAAACTTACTGGTGGTAGTGATAAGTCTGGAGTACCAATGAGAAATGATATTCATGGTGCTGCAAGAAAACAAGTTTTACTTTCTAAAGGTGTAGGTTTACAAAATGCAGATACTGGACAAAGAAAAAGAAAATTAATGCGTGGAAATACTCTATCCGAAGAAATCTATCAAGTAAATTGTAAATTTGATGGAGAATTACCAGTTGAAAATACTGAAGAAAAAACAGAAGATAAAAAAGAATAACTTAACATATACCGATTGTAAATTTTGATTCATGCATTGGCGAGAAACACTTCCTGATTGGTATATTAAAAAATATGGTTATCAACCATGTGTTAACATTGGTACTGCTGGTCATGTAGATCATGGAAAAACAACTCTGATTCAAGCTCTAACTGGTTCATGGACAAGTGTACACAGTCAAGAATTAAAACGTGGAATTACAATTCGTGTTGGTTACTCAGATGCAGCTTTTTACAAATGTAAAAAATGTGAAGAACCTTTAGGTTATTCAACAACTCCAAAGTGTAATAATTGTGGAAAAGAAAGTGAATTATCTAGAGTAGTGAGTTTTGTAGATAGTCCAGGGCATGAAAGTTTGATGGCAAACATGCTTTCAGGATCTGCTCTTATGGATGGTGCATTATTACTAGTAGCAACAAATGAAAAAGTTCCCAAACCTCAAACCAAAGAACATCTTTTAGCTCTTCAAACTCTTGGAATTCAACAAATAGTTATAGTTCAAAATAAGGTTGACTTACTTTCTTATGATGAAGCTCTAACAAATTATCAAGATATTACAAAATTTGTTAAAGGGACTTATGCTGCAAAAGCACCTATTATTCCAATCTCTGCACAATCTGGATTAAATATTGATGCATTAATTGGTTCAATAGAATCAACAATCAAAACTCCAGATAGAGATGAAAAAGCAGATACTGTAATGCATGTTCTACGTTCTTTTGATGTGAATAAGCCTGGAATAAAACTAAAAGATATCAAAGGTGGAGTAATTGGGGGAAGTCTTATTCAAGGAATTTTTAATGTTGGAGATGAAATTGAAATAAAACCTGGTATTATGAATGAGAGAAAAAAATCATATGAACCGTTACTAACAGAAATCACTTCATTAGGAACAGCTGCGGGAATCGTGGAATCTATAAAGCCTGGCGGTCTAGTAGCTATTGGAACAAAATTAGATCCGTCTATGACTAGGAGTGATTCATTTATCGGCTCAGTTATTGGTAAACCTGGAACACTCCCTGAAAACTCCACAGATCTAAAATTAGAAGTTAATCTTTTTGATTCTGCAGTAGGTGCAACTGAAGACATTAAAGTTCAGCCAATTCAGTCAGGAGAATTACTTCGATTAAACATTGGAACTGCACCAATATTAGGTAAGGTTAACAAAGTAAAATCGAAAAATATTGAAATTGAACTTAGAAGGCCTGCATGCATCTTTGAAGGAGGGAATGTTGCCATCAGTAGAAGAATTGCTGAAAGATGGAGACTAATTGGTGCAGGAATAGTTGGTTGAAGTAATCTGTGATACTAATTTTCTTATTCATCTAGCAACTAGAAGAATCAAAAATATTGATAATTTAGATGTTGAAATAGGTCAGATCACTTTTGTAGTGCCACAGGTTGTAAAAAATGAATTATCTAAATTAGCAACCAATCCAAAAAAAAATCAAGACATCCAATCAACTTTAAATTATATAAAAAATTTTAAAATCATTCCCATATTTGGCACATTTGCTGATAAAGAATTACTTGATTATGTATCTAACAATAAAGTTATTGTTGCTACTATGGATAAAGAATTAAAAAAACAGATTAAGGAATATGGTAATTCAATACTGTCATTTTCAAATGATACAATAGTTTTAGAATCTTAGAAATATTTAACTTCATGGGATTCTTAATGCTTTTCATATGAAATCTCTATCTTTAGAAAGTAAATCATTTGAAAATGGAGAAATAATTCCTAAAAAGCATGGTTATAAACATGGAAATAATAGTCCCCATCTTAAAATCAGTGGAATTCCAGAAGGAACAAAATCATTGGTTTTGATCATGGATGATCCAGATGCAATGGGAGCTGTCGGAAAAGTTTGGGTTCATTGGGTTTTGTGGAATATCTCTCCTAATACTAAAGAAATTCTAGAAAATTCTATTCCAATTGATTCAATTGAAGGCAAAACTGATTTTGGAGAAATTGGTTATGGAGGTCCTGCTCCACCAGACAAAGAACATACTTACGTTTTCAAACTTTATGCTCTAGATCATGAAATTTCTCTACAAAAAGGATCAACTAAAGCAGATGTTGAAAGATCTATGGATAATCATATTCTAGCTAAAACAAAACTTGAAGGAAGATATGCTCCATAATCTTATTTTGCTTTTGAAATAAAATATTAGATTTTTTGATAGAGTAAAAAGTAAATATAATTGATGAAAAATATTGAATTCAAAATCTAGTTTACTTTCTATTGGAAAATTTGATTTAAAGTTTTAACATATCTTAATCATAGGAATTCTTTTACAATTTTTTTTAATTACTTCTCAATCAAATCTTACCGGTTAGGCACTAAATCAGTCTAATCCTTTATTTAACTATCTGAGAAGTAACGCTCTTGATGAAATATATGCTGATTATGTAGTAGTTTTTGTTCAGGTCAGATACAGTTGTTAATATTGACAATCAATATTATCAGTTGTATATGCAAAAGATATTAAATTCTCTGTAATGGGAACAATCCATTAAATTAAATTTCTAATTGTATCTCTCAGCTAATCTATATCGCATGTATTTGTCATCTGGTGAAAATTTAGCAGGGTGTACTGAAATCGTCTCTTCCCCACACTTGGGGCACTTTTCTTTTAAAGTATAATGATTATACTTTGAACATTTTCTTAATAGGAATCTCATCTTAATTATCTCTTGTTTTCTTTGATTCTTCTCTAGTAAATTTGAATGAACCTTTTTTCTTTTCTATATTTGTTTGAATTTCTTCAATAATTGGTTTTAATGATTTTTCAGCAGATTTGAAATTCTCTGAAGTAATTGACAATCTATATTTTGGTGCACCCAAATATGTGATATCTATAGTAGAATCTTTTTTTAATATATCTAGTAATATTTTTTTAATAATTTCAACTCCATCTGATTTTTCACTTGTGATTTCCATAATGCCTCTAATTTCAACTGATGGAAGTTTAATTTTTGAGCAAATTTCTTCAATTACTGTTACTGTTTTTTTTGCAATCTTTAATTCTTTTACAGATTCAATTCCATTTCTTCCAATTTCTATAAATGCATCGTAAACTGAATCAAACTTTGAATATATACTATCTTCCAATTTTTCAATTTCTTCATCTGTTAATTTTGCTTTTTCTTTAACATTTTGTAATATTGTTTTACCTTTTTCAAATTTCTTAACTTCCTTCAGCTTTTGTTTTTTCTGATCTTTTGATACTTGTTTTAATGATAAATCAATATCTCCTCGTTGAGAATTTACTTTTTTAACAAGGAGAACTTTTTTCTCACCATCTCTGACAAATCTACTTACTGATCTAATCCAACCTGGAGCAATCTCTGAGATATGTAAAAATCCTTGAATACCGCCGTATTCATCTAATGTGACATATGCCCCATGATCCATTACCTTTGTAACTGTAGCTAGAACAATTTCACCCTGTTCAGGCATTTCTTGAATTTCAGTAGACATTTCTTCTAAAACTTATTCATGCGTAATTTAATGTTGCTGGTTAGAAATCAATTCCCTTCTTAGCTTTTATGCCATGCTGAAATGGATGTTTAATCTCTTTCATTTCAGTTACTAGATCCGCTATTTCAATTACTTTGTTTGTGGCATAGTTTCCTGTTAATACTAAATCCATTGATTGTGGTTTTGATTTGATTATGTTAAGAACATCCTCTACTGCAATCAATCCAAGATTTACTGCATAATTAATCTCATCTAAAATTACTATATCGTATTTTCCTGATTGAATTTTTTCATTACTGATTCTAACTGCCTCTTTTGCAATTTTTTCATGATCTCCTTTTGGACTTTTGTCATCAATTATTCCAACAAATCCTTTGCCTACAGCAATCATCTCAAATTCAGGCTCAAGTCTTTTAGAAGAATCCATTTCACCATAGTGCCATGAACCTTTAATGAATTGAATCATGCAAATTTTTTTCCCATAACCTGTTGCTCGTAATGCAATTCCTAATGCTGCAGTTGTTTTCCCCTTACCTTTTCCTGTATATACAATAGTTAATCCATACTTTTCCATAGTCAGCATTCAAAGGATATGGGTAAAAACATTCGGTATTTTTTAAAAAAGTATCAATTTAAATAAAAAATGATTCTAGTCATACGAATTGCAAATTCCTAGGATTGTATTAGCAGGCACTACAAGTGGAGTTGGAAAAACATCCATCACATGTTCTATTATTCATGCTTTACAAAAACGAGGTTACTCAGTACAACCATTTAAAGTAGGTCCTGATTACATTGATCCAAGTTATCTTTCAAGTATCTCAAAACGTGAAACATATAACTTAGATGTTTGGCTAATGGGAAAAAATCAAGTTTTGAATAGTTTTATTGTAAATTCAAAATCAAGTGTATCTGTAATTGAGGGCGTGATGGGTTACTACGATGGTTTTAGTGGAAATTCAAATTATGCTAGTACTCATCATGTAGCTTCAATTACAAAATCTCCTGTACTCTTGGTTTTGGATGCAAGTAAAACAGCTCGTTCTATTGCTGCAACTGCACTTGGGTTTCAAAAATTTCATCGAAATTCACGCATTGCTGGAATTATTCTTAACAAAATAAGTAGCAAGAAGCATGAATTTTTATGTAAATCTGCGCTAGAAAAAACTAAAATTCCAATAATTGGCATTATTTCAAAAAATCCAATCCTAAATTTGGAATCACGTCATTTAGGGTTGATATCCACACTAGATAATAACACACTAAAAAATCAAATTAGAAAAATATCAAAAATAATTTCAAAATGTTTAGATGTGGATCAAATTATCAAAATTATAAAAAATCCAATCACTTTACCACAAAAATCAAAACACATACACAAAAAACAGAAAACTACAATTGCAGTTGCTCGTGACACTTCGTTCAATTTCTATTATCAAGATAATCTTGAAGCACTACAACGTGAAGGAGCAAATCTAAAATTCTTTAGCCCTGTTAATGATAAAAAAATACCAAAATGTGATGGACTCTATATTGGAGGAGGATTTCCTGAAGTTTTAAGTAATTTACTTGAAAAAAATATCACTATGAAAAAAATAATTAAAAAAATGGCTGAAGACAATCTTCCAATATATGCCGAATGTGGTGGATTGATGTATCTAACAAAATCTATTATTTCAGATAACAAAAATCACAAAATGGTTGGTTTATTTGATGCTGAAACCAAAATGACAAAGAAAATGAGACTTAATTATACTAAAGGAAAGATCACTCAAAAAAACCCCATCTCAGACAAATTACATAATTTTCAGGGTCATGAATTTCATTATTCACAATTAGATTCCATTTCATCTGATTCAAAATTTGTGTATGATTTAGAAATTGGTGAGGGAATAAAAAAACATCAAGACGGGATGCTAGTACACAACACACTTGCTTCTTATGGTCATCTCTATTTTGATAGTTCAAATTATGCGCAAGTTTTTGTTAAAAATTGTATAGACTATTCACGAAGCTGATTCTGCTCTAATTAATTTAAAAATTGCATTGATTATGGCAGAAGCTGATGAGCTACCACCTTTTCTACCAATATTTGTAATAAATGGAGCACCTTCTAACTTTGATAATTGCTCTTTTGATTCAGCAGCACAGATGAATCCCACTGGAATTCCAATTATTAATGCAGGTCTGATAATATCTTCCTTCACCATCTGAATTACTTCTTGAAGAGCAGTAGGGGCATTGCCAATAGCTACTATACCTCCATCAATATTTGATTTAGCTACTCTCATGGATACCTGGGAGCGTGTCTTCCCTTCTTTTTTTGCTAATTCCATTATTTCTGGATTGGATATATTGCAAACTATGTTGTTTTTAAAATCTTTAAGATTTTGCTTATTCAGGCCTCCAATCACTCCATTAACATCAACTACTATACTGCAGCCATTTCTTAAAGCATCCATGCCACTTTGAATTGCATCCTTGTGAAAAATAATTTTATTTTTATTTGCAAAATCAAAGTCTGCTGTTGAATGAATTACTCTTCTCACAATTGGCCATTCCTTTTCATTATATTGATGTGTACCAATTTCATCTTCAATCATTTGCATACTGGCATCTTCAATTGATTGACCTTTTTTAGTTTGCATTTTCTACCTCTCTTGCTCTCTCTGATATCAAATCTATCATTTTTTTATCAGTTCCTAAATGTTTGGTAATGAAAGTTTTTTCTATATTAGAATTTTTTAGTGCTGGTATCAAATCATTATTTATATCATTTTTTACGTGTGCTCCTTCATGAAGAAAATAAAAAACAATAACTAGTACTTTTGGATTATCCTTTTCACATTTTTGTATACCT of Nitrosopumilus sp. contains these proteins:
- a CDS encoding YbhB/YbcL family Raf kinase inhibitor-like protein, with protein sequence MKSLSLESKSFENGEIIPKKHGYKHGNNSPHLKISGIPEGTKSLVLIMDDPDAMGAVGKVWVHWVLWNISPNTKEILENSIPIDSIEGKTDFGEIGYGGPAPPDKEHTYVFKLYALDHEISLQKGSTKADVERSMDNHILAKTKLEGRYAP
- a CDS encoding S1 RNA-binding domain-containing protein; the protein is MSTEIQEMPEQGEIVLATVTKVMDHGAYVTLDEYGGIQGFLHISEIAPGWIRSVSRFVRDGEKKVLLVKKVNSQRGDIDLSLKQVSKDQKKQKLKEVKKFEKGKTILQNVKEKAKLTDEEIEKLEDSIYSKFDSVYDAFIEIGRNGIESVKELKIAKKTVTVIEEICSKIKLPSVEIRGIMEITSEKSDGVEIIKKILLDILKKDSTIDITYLGAPKYRLSITSENFKSAEKSLKPIIEEIQTNIEKKKGSFKFTREESKKTRDN
- a CDS encoding zinc-ribbon domain-containing protein encodes the protein MDARCPECEKVAKLDDDITVVKCPHCNFESDYDSYLEIMKDHAINMSSEYIPDRPGI
- a CDS encoding translation initiation factor IF-2 subunit gamma, coding for MHWRETLPDWYIKKYGYQPCVNIGTAGHVDHGKTTLIQALTGSWTSVHSQELKRGITIRVGYSDAAFYKCKKCEEPLGYSTTPKCNNCGKESELSRVVSFVDSPGHESLMANMLSGSALMDGALLLVATNEKVPKPQTKEHLLALQTLGIQQIVIVQNKVDLLSYDEALTNYQDITKFVKGTYAAKAPIIPISAQSGLNIDALIGSIESTIKTPDRDEKADTVMHVLRSFDVNKPGIKLKDIKGGVIGGSLIQGIFNVGDEIEIKPGIMNERKKSYEPLLTEITSLGTAAGIVESIKPGGLVAIGTKLDPSMTRSDSFIGSVIGKPGTLPENSTDLKLEVNLFDSAVGATEDIKVQPIQSGELLRLNIGTAPILGKVNKVKSKNIEIELRRPACIFEGGNVAISRRIAERWRLIGAGIVG
- a CDS encoding 30S ribosomal protein S6e, translating into MANFKLTISDIKGKSVSKELKDSDANALLGLQLGNETDAAIVGLSGKLKLTGGSDKSGVPMRNDIHGAARKQVLLSKGVGLQNADTGQRKRKLMRGNTLSEEIYQVNCKFDGELPVENTEEKTEDKKE
- a CDS encoding precorrin-8X methylmutase, which encodes MQTKKGQSIEDASMQMIEDEIGTHQYNEKEWPIVRRVIHSTADFDFANKNKIIFHKDAIQSGMDALRNGCSIVVDVNGVIGGLNKQNLKDFKNNIVCNISNPEIMELAKKEGKTRSQVSMRVAKSNIDGGIVAIGNAPTALQEVIQMVKEDIIRPALIIGIPVGFICAAESKEQLSKLEGAPFITNIGRKGGSSSASAIINAIFKLIRAESAS
- the cobO gene encoding cob(I)yrinic acid a,c-diamide adenosyltransferase, translating into MEKYGLTIVYTGKGKGKTTAALGIALRATGYGKKICMIQFIKGSWHYGEMDSSKRLEPEFEMIAVGKGFVGIIDDKSPKGDHEKIAKEAVRISNEKIQSGKYDIVILDEINYAVNLGLIAVEDVLNIIKSKPQSMDLVLTGNYATNKVIEIADLVTEMKEIKHPFQHGIKAKKGIDF
- a CDS encoding RNA-protein complex protein Nop10, coding for MRFLLRKCSKYNHYTLKEKCPKCGEETISVHPAKFSPDDKYMRYRLAERYN
- a CDS encoding cobyrinate a,c-diamide synthase, translating into MQIPRIVLAGTTSGVGKTSITCSIIHALQKRGYSVQPFKVGPDYIDPSYLSSISKRETYNLDVWLMGKNQVLNSFIVNSKSSVSVIEGVMGYYDGFSGNSNYASTHHVASITKSPVLLVLDASKTARSIAATALGFQKFHRNSRIAGIILNKISSKKHEFLCKSALEKTKIPIIGIISKNPILNLESRHLGLISTLDNNTLKNQIRKISKIISKCLDVDQIIKIIKNPITLPQKSKHIHKKQKTTIAVARDTSFNFYYQDNLEALQREGANLKFFSPVNDKKIPKCDGLYIGGGFPEVLSNLLEKNITMKKIIKKMAEDNLPIYAECGGLMYLTKSIISDNKNHKMVGLFDAETKMTKKMRLNYTKGKITQKNPISDKLHNFQGHEFHYSQLDSISSDSKFVYDLEIGEGIKKHQDGMLVHNTLASYGHLYFDSSNYAQVFVKNCIDYSRS
- a CDS encoding tetratricopeptide repeat protein; translated protein: MEQEDHQLILPLIDQENICLPLPINVVSKYWNIELSMVEAEETAKQYLGFDGSILIEGIESAERHGLSCKIVNSSLKELKKIIDLGIPPIVILPGIPEITQHASVITGYDDEEKTILHYIQTGNKQGEQQEGAIPQDIFEKEWSEEGKLLILLAPSDTFSSVSLENDSSNKSNRLCFTSEKFRILKNSKDTIESLQQALKLDAKNSTALNLLGAIMNEQNSSDCIKYYERCLEINKRSYLSYNGLGNYYLKTNQFQKAEECYTKAIKINPKRSAKIYKNRAYLREKQNKNSDTKEDLRTYLKYSPKASDRGIIEQAIREL
- a CDS encoding twitching motility protein PilT, which produces MVEVICDTNFLIHLATRRIKNIDNLDVEIGQITFVVPQVVKNELSKLATNPKKNQDIQSTLNYIKNFKIIPIFGTFADKELLDYVSNNKVIVATMDKELKKQIKEYGNSILSFSNDTIVLES